ACTGCCGCATCACGGTCAACTACGAATAACATATCTGGGTTTTTCTCACGTACGTACTCAAAGCTTACGTTATCACCATGTGTATCAACTTTAATTGTGTCATCAACAGCTTTTACACCAAATACATCATGAATAACACCAAAACGTGAACCAGGACCATATGCAGATAATGAACCTTCACTACCTAAAACGATTAAAGCTTTGTCTTCAGATGAAGCAGTTTTTGCTTTGATCTCTTCTACTTTCGCTTCATATGCAGCAAATGCATCAGCCGCTTCTTTTTCTTTACCGAAAATTTTACCAGCTAATTCAGTGTTTGTTTTGAATGATTCCATGAAATTCGTGTTATCTACACCAACGAATACAGTTGGCGCAATTTTAGATAATTCTGCGTAAGCAGCCGCTTGACGACCAGAAATAAAAATAATGTCTGGGCTCATAGAAGAAATTGCTTCAAAATCAGGCTCTTTTAAAGAACCAACATTTACATACGTAGTGTCAGCATATTTGCTTAAATAACTTGGTACTGCTTGTTGTGGCACACCTGCAACTTCAACGCCTAAAGCATCTAAAGTATCAAGGAAACCATAGTCAAATACAACAATATTTTTTGGTTGTTCTTTAAGTGTTACTTCTTCAAATGTATCTTCGCCCATTGTACTACCTGGGATTGTGATTGGGTAAGCAGCAGCCGCTTCACTTTGCTCTTCAGCGGGTTTATTATCTGTTGAACCTTTATCGTCTTCTTTTGATTCTTCTTTCGAACTACAAGCAGCTAATACTAAAAGCATCATTGCCATTAGCACAGTAAGTAATTTCCAATTCTTCATTGTGAAATGCTCCTTTAATGGTTTTTATATTTTTAGATAGGTATGACTATCTATTATTACTATGAGTTAAAATACACACAAATGCGACAGCCATTCTGCTCTTGAACAGGGATATCCATATCATAGATTTCCTTTAGTGCATCTGAGTTAATAATGTCATTCGTTGGACCATCTTTTACAACACGTCCATTTTTTAAAGCGACGATATAATCAGAATAGACAGATGCAAAGTTAATATCATGTAAAACAATGACAACCGTTTTTCCTAACTCATCGACCAACTTACGCAATATTTTCATGATTTGCACGGAATGCTTCATGTCCAAATTGTTAAGTGGCTCATCTAATAGAATATAGTCGGTGTCCTGTGCAATGACCATTGCAATAAATGCCCGTTGACGCTGACCACCCGATAATTCATCCAAGTAGTTATGCTGAATATCGTCTAAATTCATATATTGTATTGCCTCATCTACTTTTTGCTCATCCTCTGGTTTTAGGTTCCCTTTTGAATAAGGAAAACGACCAAATGATACGAGTTCGCGTATGGTTAGACGTACATTCATGTAGTTTGACTGCTTTAAAATCGATACGCGCTTTGCAAAGTCATCGGATTTCCAGCGACGCACATCCGACTTATCCAGTAGTACTTCTCCAGTGTCTGCATTCAGTAAACGGCTTACCATTGAAAGCAATGTTGATTTACCTGCACCATTCGGTCCGATAAAAGACGTAATTTTCCCTGGCGCAACGTCTACACTAACATCTTGAATGACAGGCTTTTTCCCAAAAAACTTAGAAATTTCTTTTACTTGGATCATCCTGCTGACCTACTTTCCTTCAATAATAAGTAGATGAAGTACACACCACCTACAAAGTTGATAATGACGCTAAGTGTTGTATCGAAGTTAAAAATACGTTCGACCATCCACTGTCCACCGACTAAAGCAACAATACTCATCACACAAGAGCCTGCGATTAACACAGAGTGCTTGTACGTCTTGAAAAACTGATACGATAAATTCGCTACGATTAAGCCAAAGAATGTAATAGGCCCAACAAGAGCTGTAGAAACGGCAATTAATATAGAAGATAGAATAAGCATGCGCTGTACAAGCTTATCATAAGGTACTCCTAGGTTTATCGCAGTATCACGACCAAGGGACATCACATCAAGTTGGCTCATATGACGCCATCCGTATACAAAAGTTCCGACAATCACAAAACCTGCTAACCATACTAAATCTGAATTCACATTATTAAAGCTGGCGAACATTTTACTTTGTAAGCTTAAGAACTCGTTAGGATCAATTAATACTTGGAAGAATGTTGTGACACTTCCTAAAAACGTTCCGACAATCATTCCGACTAGCAGCAGGAAGTAAATCGGTCGTTTCCCTTCTTTGAACAATACCCGATAGAAAATTAGTGCAAAAATTACCATAGCTGTAACAGCTAACAAGAAATTATATTGCGCGTTAATAACGAATATGGACATAGAACCAAAGAAGTAATAAATTATTGTTTGCACCATCATATATAACGCATCAAGTCCCATAACACTTGGTGTTAATATACGATTATGTGTAATCGTTTGGAATACCACTGTGGAATATGCAATGGCAATTCCCGTTAATGCCATCGCCACCACTTTAATGAGGCGACGAGGGAACGCATAATGATAGTTCCCATTTAGTTCATAAAAGACATACAGTAACATAGCAATTACTGCTAAACCTAGTAATATCAACATTTTGGTACGGTTACGCATATGCTCTCCCCCTAAACAACATAAATAGGAAGATGGCACTTCCGATGACGCCGACCGTCATACTAATCGGAATTTCATAAGGGAAAATCAAGACGCGTCCTAAAATATCACATAATAATAGGAATGACATTCCGAGTAATGCTGTATGTGGTAATGTCTTTGCAAGGTTATCCCCTTTGAATAGCGATATGATATTTGGAATAATTAATCCAAGGAAAGGAATCACACCAACAGTTAATACCACTGTAGTTGTTACGAGTGCTACTAACACTAGACCTAAATTCACAACGAATTTATAGGAAAGACCAAGATTTTTTGCAAAATCTTCACCCATACCAGCCACTGTGAAACGATTCGCATAAATGTAAGCTAAAATTAGAACAGGTACACTTATGTATAAAAGCTCATAACGACCTTTCATTATTAAAGAGAAATCTCCTTGTAACCATGCAGTAATGTTTTGGATTATATCTGCCTTATACGCAAAGAATGTCGTAATCGACGAAAGAATATTTCCGAACATTAAGCCAATAAGCGGTATAAAAATCGCATCTTTAAACTTTATTCGATTTAATATTTGCATAAACAATAATGTGCCGGCTAAAGCAAATATGAAAGCGAAGGAAATTTTTTGGAAGTACGTGACATTCGTAAATAACATCATTGAAATTAGGACGCCTAATTTCGTAGCATCTAAAGTTCCTGCTGTAGTTGGTGACACGAACTTATTCCTACTTAAGCTTTGCATAATTAAACCAGCAATACTCATACCTGCACCTGCTAGCAAAATTGCTACAAGTCTTGGTACACGACTAATAATAAATAGTCTAGTTTCTTCTGAACCGAAGTCTAATAAGTCACTTGGCTTAATATTTACTACACCAATGAATAGCGACACAATAGACAACACAACAGTTGCTGTTAAAAGATATCTTATTTTCATTGTAATCCCCGGTAGATTCATTTTTGCTTGTAATTAATTATCGGATGAAAATGATTATCATTACTCACGATTCTCATTATAAGCATCTTTCTATTATCAGTCAACCAACTATTGAGAATTGTTCTCGTTTTAAGTGGAAATACTTGAAAACTTTGATTTTTCAACAATAATATTGGCTAAACGACTTATTTTTTATTGCATTTCAACGCGCTCCCAAACCCGCAAGTTCCTCCAAAATAAAAAGGTAATTGAGAATGGCGTAGCTTTTCCTTCTCAATTACCTTTTAATTACACTACTCGTCTTATACCTCGTAGCCATGCAAAAATAATAGACCCCACCAAAATAAACCCTACATAGCCCATCACTGCATATAATTTTGATACAAGTGTCGTAAAGCCCACTAAGCTTGCCAAAAATCCTAAACCACCCATAAAAATTACAGCAACCTTAAAGCTAGGCTTTGTCGGTTTAAAAAATCGTACCGTAAATGAATAAAACATTCCTACCGCTGTATTGTAAATCATTCCTAATAATGAAAATGACATTAATAACCCTACGATTGGATGAATTTCATTTGCCAACGCTAACATTGGAATATCTACCCCGACAATAACGTTCATTTTAGCAAGAAGAGAAAAATGAATAAGTAGAATGAGCGCGCCTAACAACAGTCCACCAATAATGCCACCCATACCTGCAATTCGTTCATTACGGATTGCACCACACATCACTGTAAGGAGCGAGAAGCATACGCCGATATTAAAAGACATATAGAGCAAAGCCGTTACCCACCAGCTTTTAGAGGATGTTTGTAACTGCTGTTCTGCTATTGTTGCTTGCTCCGCAAACGATAAATCCATCGTAGCTATTGAATAGACTGCAATAATTGTTACGACAGCTAATAAATAAGGCGTTGCAATTGCAATAATATTAATAATGCTTTTTACATTCATCATTACTGTCATCATGGTAAGGGCAATCATACAAATGCTCCCCAGCCATACAGGTAGTCCAAACATTTGCTCAAAGGTAGCGCCAGCACCAGCAAACATAATGACTGATACACCAAACAAAAATAGCGATAACACAAAGTCCATTAAAAAGCCGATCGTATTACCTGAAATTTGATAAATCAAATCCTTATGAGACGTTGTCTGCAATCTCGAACTTATTTGTGCTATACACATTCCCACAAAGGCAAACCACAGTGTCGCCAAAAGAGCACCTAAAATCCCCTTATTGCCATAACTCGTGAAATATTGAATGATTTCTTGTCCTGATGCAAACCCCGCACCGACGATAATTCCTACATAAGCACCGCCGATTTGTAAGCTCTTTTTCAATCACTTCTCTCCTCGACTATTTATGCAATACTAACAATCATGATGGAAAATATGCCAAGCTCTATTACCCTTTATAGATTTTTTTGCTAATTGTTAATTTATCAATAATATCTAAATTCGGCTTATAGCCGATACCGATGCTCTGTGGCACACGAATATGCCCATCTTCTACTATGATTTCTGGTGTAACAATATCCTCGTACCAATAATGGCTAGAACCTGCGGTATCACCAGGCAGTACAAAATTAGAAAGCGCTGTTAAAGCGATATTATGTGCTCGTCCGATGCCCGCTTCTAACATACCCCCACACCAAACAGGAATAGCATGTTGTTGGCAATAGTCATGTATTTTTTTGGCTTCTGTTATGCCGCCTACACGCCCAATTTTAATGTTGATTACACCACAGCTACCTAGCTCAATTGCTTTCCTAGCATCTTCTAGTGATGTAATGCTTTCATCTAAGCAGATTGGTGTTTTCAACTGCTTTTGAAGCTTGGCATGATCGATAATATCGTCTGCTGCAAGTGGTTGCTCAATCATTAGCAGATTAAATGCATCCAGCTGCTGTAGCACTTCGATATCATTTAATGTATACGCTGAGTTTGCATCCGCCATTAACGGCAAATTAGGAAATGCGGCACGAATAGCCCGAATGACTTCGACATCGTAGCCCGGTTTTATTTTTACCTTTACTCGTTTATAGCCTTTTTCCACATAGTCCTTTATTAGCTCTAATAGCTTTTCAGTACTAGATTGAATGCCTACACTAATGCCTACATCAATAAGGTCCTTGCTTCCACCTAATGCATGGGCGAGAGATTGCTTTGTTTGCTGAGCATAAATGTCCCACACTGCACCTTCAATCGAGGCTTTAGCCATGCCATTACGCCGAATAGAGGCGAACAAGGTACTAACCTCATCTGGATGTGCAATGTCTTTATGTAGCAAAGCAGGCATTAAAAAGTCCTCTAACATATGCCACGTCGTTTTTAGTGTTTCCTCTGTATACCAAGGTGCTACAAAAGCAACTGTCTCACCCCATCCAATTGTGCCACTTGCATCCTTCACCTCTAAAAGCAATAGCTCTTTTTCGGCAACAGTACCAAAGCTCGTTGTAAACGGTGCCTTCATTGGCATTTTTAAATGCCTAATCGTAATTTCTTCTATTCTCACAAACGTCACTCCTTATCCATATTATAAAGCCAATAAAGAGCGTCTGACCAACAGATAAAAATGAACGTATTCTTTGTGCTTTTTCACACGAACAATTGCATATTCTTGCTCAAAAAAGGTTGTTAAAATCGTACGAATCTTATAACGCCAGTCCTCCGCTAATTTAGGACTCTCCACTTTTATCTTTTGCAAATGCTGTGGAATTGGCACTAAATAAGCGTCCTTATAAAATTGTTGCTTACTATCGAATTCACCATCTTGATCGAGCACAGGCAATCCGTCGACTGTCAGCGACCACGATGCTATTTGTTCTGCCACTTCTTCTAGCTCATCTAAACAATCGTCTGCATGATTGCGCTCAATCCACCATTCGACTGCAATCCTGTCCGAAGGTAGTCCATCATTAAAATCGTCTTGCAGTGGACCGTAATAATCCACCTCATACTGATTACTAAAAGCACTAAGCTTTAAGAACGTTAAATTTGCTAAACGCGCTTCTAATGGATCAATTAACCAGCGAACAAGTTGAAATCCGTTCTCTCTTGCATACTCTTGTTGGGCATGCTTCAATAGTTCTCCCACACCTTGTTCACGATATGTTTTGTCAACACCAATCATGTGTGAGTGTAAATACATTTTTCCGTCCAAATAGCCTACAAAGCAGTAATTAAAACCAATTAGCCGACTTTCAAGAAAAGCACCCAACAATAATCCACCGTTTTGTACAGCCGCTAAAATTTGATGCGATGGAATTGCCTGACTCCCCCAAATTTCAGCATTTAAGCATTGCACCTCAGCAATCTCCGCAGGTGTCATCATTTTTTTAATAACAACGTTTTTTAACATGTTCTGATGCCTCCTTTATGGTTCTAGTTCTAATGCTCCTAACACAGCGTTTGTCAGAATTTCGACTCCTGTTACAAGTCTTGCCTGTTTAAATTTCATTTTTGGATGATGTAGCCCTGGTGTTAATCCGCAACCTAGACCGAGCATAGTTGATTTTAAGTGCGGACGTTGCACCGCATAATGATGAAAATCCTCTCCTCCTGGGGTATGTACAGGCTTACGTAAATTAGACAATCCAGCAGCCTTTACAATAGCTTGCTCCATAATATATTGAGCCGTCGTATCTACCTCAGCAGCAACAATATTAGCAACTGTTCGTAATTCAATTTGCACTTTATGCAATATTTTTGAAGAATCAATTACGCGCTTTACACCTAGAGCGAGTGTCTCCATAACATCGTTGCGTTGTGCTCGTATATCAATAGTAAAGGCGGCTTTTCCCGGAATTATATTGCCTGAAGCTCCTCCTGCTTGAAATTTTGTCATCTTAATGGAGACAGGCACCATTGGATCTGTATGAATTGTACGTAAATCCTCTATTATCGTTGCCCCTACTTCAATTGCATTTACACCGAGATGCGGCCTTGCTGCATGGGCGTCCTCGCCTATGATTTCCCCTTCCAGTAAACGGGATGCGCCGTGATACAACGCTGCACAGTATGTACCATCTTCAAGCTCATGGACAGGTCTTAAATGGACGCCAAATAAATAATCTAAATCATCAATAATACCTTCTTCTAGAACAGCTAATGCGCCCGTTCCTTTTTCTTCAGCTGGTTGAAAAATAACACGTACTGTTCCTTTTAATAATTGAGATTGCTCTTTCAATAGTAAGAGTGCACCAATTGCCATTGTCATATGACCATCATGTCCACAGGAATGATTCGCTCTAAACTCACCATCTACTTCTTGCCATAATGCATCAATATCCGTACGTAAGCCCACTTTGGGATTTCCCTTGCCGATATCAACATAAAGCCCTGTACAATTTTTAAAGCGTTGTGGGGAAAATCCTTCACGCGTCAACAAATCAACAATATAATTTGTTGTCTCTACCTCTTTCCAGCTTATTTCTGGGTGTGCATGTAAATACGTGAAAATCTCCATTAATCTTGGCCTCAAACGATCCAATGCTTCTTTCATGACAACCACCCCCTTAAAATTGTTACTAGTAAGATTATTATAACGAAAAATAGTCCTATTCTACAGAAAATTAAATTATCTTCTAGCTAATAGACTACACAAAAGACAAAAAAGATGCGTAGCAATGTCTTTTAGTTTTGTTGCGACTGACGATGTATCCGCGGAAAACACCATTTTAGTGGACAACAACACTTTTCTCTATTATGCAAAATAAACGAAACCTTAGCTGTTTATTCTTTTGCAGTAAACAATAAATAGAATCTTGTACTAGTTGTTGGGAGTGGAGGCGGTGACTCCTGTGGGAATGCACGTAGCGTAAGACGCAATGAACCGCGCGCTAGCGAGGGTTGCGGCTTACGTGTGTGCCCGCGGAAAGCACCACCGTAGCGGACAAAACGCCATAGCAAAAAAGTGCTAGATTGATGACAGTCAATCTAACACTTTTCTCTATTATCCCAGCATATTCAACTAATTAATGCCTCGCATCGCTTTAGAAATAATCGGTGAAAGTACTAATAAGAGTATGCCAATAAGAATTGACAATGATCCTAAAAATCCGAAATATGTGAATTCACTTACAACCTCATATACCTTAACTAGTTGAGCGTTAATCGCTTGAGCCGCAGCACTAGTTAAAAACCACAGTGACATTGTTTGTGCAGCAAAAGCTTGTGGAGCTAATTTCGTTGTTGCAGACAGACCTACAGGAGATAATAATAATTCCCCAACTACTACTAAAAAGAATGATAATACTAACCACAACGGACTAACTAAAGCTTGTCCACCAGATAGATGTGCCGGAATCATCATCACTAAAAATGATAATCCTGCAAAGAATAGTGAATAAGAAAATTTACGTGGTGTGGATGGTTGCTTATCGCCCCATTTTAGCCATAACATCGCAAATAGTGGTGATAATGTAATAACAAATAAAGGATTTAGTGATTGGAACCAAGATGATTCCAACTGGAAGCCACCAAGATTTAACTGTGTACGCTCATCTGCATACGTCGCAAGGATTGTTGCACCTTGCTCTTGAATAGCCCAAAACATAACTGCCGCTAAAAACAGCGGAATGTATGCAAGAAGACGAGATTTCTCATCTTTCGTTGTTTTCTTACTACGGTACATATAAATAAAGAAAGCTGTTGGAATAAGCACCCCAAGAATAGTAATAAGTAAACTAAAGACATTCATCGTTAGCATACCAGTTTTAATGCCGATGCCACCTAAGACAAGAATAATTAGCGCTACAATAGCGAATTGTGTAAAGACTTTTTTACGTTCTTCTGGTTGTAACGGGTTATTTACTTGTAAGCCCGCTAATCCTAGATATTTTTTCTCTGTTACTTTAAAAACAATTAAACCAATTAACATACCAACGGCTGCTAAACTAAAGCCTAAATGGAAACTATACTTTTGTCCAATTGTTCCGACAATAAACGGCGCAATGAATGCACCCATATTAATGCCCATATAGAAAATCGAGAACCCTGCATCACGACGACTATCTGTTTCAGCATAAATATCCCCTACAATACTTGAGACATTCGGTTTTAATAAACCAGTACCGATAACAATAAACGCCATCGACACAAATAACATTGTCACACCGCCAGGGAATGCTAGCAGGAAGTGACCTATCATAATTAACACGCCACCATAAAAAATCGTTTTACGTGTACCTAAAAGTCGATCGGCTATCCAGCCACCAATAATACCCGACATATAAACAAGGGAACCATATATGGCCATAATGGAGTTCGCTGTACCGCGATCAAGACCTAATCCACCTTCATTTAATTCATAATACATGAAGAAAATTAGAATCGCTCGCATCCCATAGTATGAAAAACGTTCCCAAAATTCTGTGAAAAATAATGTAAAGAGCCCCTTAGGGTGTCCGACAAAACCATTTTGAGGGACGGATTTTACAATTTCATCTTTAGTAGACATAACAATATCCTCTCCCATTTTATTATTCCTTAAAAATATTATTACCCATTAGTAAGGATAAAAAACTATGTTTCACCATACTAAAGCGTTTTAGTCACTTTATCAAGAGTTTTAAAAAATGTTGAAAATTTATCAGTTTTCTCTATATTCAGATTGATTAGATGATATTTTCTTAAATATATTGAAATATCTACGTTTTCGCACTTTTTGCTTTATAAAAGAATAAAATATTAATATAATATTTCAAAATACTATATAATCAGAAAATATTTTTTTATGCAAATAAAAAAATCAATGGCGATAATCACCATTGATTGTTCATTATTTCAAAATGCATTATTACCAATTAATAGAAGTTATAACAAGTGCTTTGCGACCTTATCTCAACGCACAAGCTTTATTCCGTTATATGTGTCACTTCCATAGAAATAAGCTAAGCCCCTTTTCTAGCTACGTGTTAGCTCACTTACATTTAATTCTATGTTATTTAACTACAAAATGTTGATATTTTGCGTAATCGGCTTCTTTTGCTTCAAGCTTTAATAATGTCCCTGCTTCTTCATATGCCGTTTCATAAATCGTCGCATTTTCATTTAAATAAGAAACAACATTTCCTTGCTCATATGGAATAAGCATTTTACAAG
This DNA window, taken from Lysinibacillus sp. FSL M8-0337, encodes the following:
- a CDS encoding siderophore ABC transporter substrate-binding protein, yielding MKNWKLLTVLMAMMLLVLAACSSKEESKEDDKGSTDNKPAEEQSEAAAAYPITIPGSTMGEDTFEEVTLKEQPKNIVVFDYGFLDTLDALGVEVAGVPQQAVPSYLSKYADTTYVNVGSLKEPDFEAISSMSPDIIFISGRQAAAYAELSKIAPTVFVGVDNTNFMESFKTNTELAGKIFGKEKEAADAFAAYEAKVEEIKAKTASSEDKALIVLGSEGSLSAYGPGSRFGVIHDVFGVKAVDDTIKVDTHGDNVSFEYVREKNPDMLFVVDRDAAVNPEGESGTKAAIENEIVSATNAAKNGKIFYLNPEYWYLSGGGLLSETAKADDILKAFN
- a CDS encoding ABC transporter ATP-binding protein, whose translation is MIQVKEISKFFGKKPVIQDVSVDVAPGKITSFIGPNGAGKSTLLSMVSRLLNADTGEVLLDKSDVRRWKSDDFAKRVSILKQSNYMNVRLTIRELVSFGRFPYSKGNLKPEDEQKVDEAIQYMNLDDIQHNYLDELSGGQRQRAFIAMVIAQDTDYILLDEPLNNLDMKHSVQIMKILRKLVDELGKTVVIVLHDINFASVYSDYIVALKNGRVVKDGPTNDIINSDALKEIYDMDIPVQEQNGCRICVYFNS
- a CDS encoding iron chelate uptake ABC transporter family permease subunit; this encodes MRNRTKMLILLGLAVIAMLLYVFYELNGNYHYAFPRRLIKVVAMALTGIAIAYSTVVFQTITHNRILTPSVMGLDALYMMVQTIIYYFFGSMSIFVINAQYNFLLAVTAMVIFALIFYRVLFKEGKRPIYFLLLVGMIVGTFLGSVTTFFQVLIDPNEFLSLQSKMFASFNNVNSDLVWLAGFVIVGTFVYGWRHMSQLDVMSLGRDTAINLGVPYDKLVQRMLILSSILIAVSTALVGPITFFGLIVANLSYQFFKTYKHSVLIAGSCVMSIVALVGGQWMVERIFNFDTTLSVIINFVGGVYFIYLLLKESRSAG
- a CDS encoding ABC transporter permease; translation: MKIRYLLTATVVLSIVSLFIGVVNIKPSDLLDFGSEETRLFIISRVPRLVAILLAGAGMSIAGLIMQSLSRNKFVSPTTAGTLDATKLGVLISMMLFTNVTYFQKISFAFIFALAGTLLFMQILNRIKFKDAIFIPLIGLMFGNILSSITTFFAYKADIIQNITAWLQGDFSLIMKGRYELLYISVPVLILAYIYANRFTVAGMGEDFAKNLGLSYKFVVNLGLVLVALVTTTVVLTVGVIPFLGLIIPNIISLFKGDNLAKTLPHTALLGMSFLLLCDILGRVLIFPYEIPISMTVGVIGSAIFLFMLFRGRAYA
- the menC gene encoding o-succinylbenzoate synthase, whose protein sequence is MRIEEITIRHLKMPMKAPFTTSFGTVAEKELLLLEVKDASGTIGWGETVAFVAPWYTEETLKTTWHMLEDFLMPALLHKDIAHPDEVSTLFASIRRNGMAKASIEGAVWDIYAQQTKQSLAHALGGSKDLIDVGISVGIQSSTEKLLELIKDYVEKGYKRVKVKIKPGYDVEVIRAIRAAFPNLPLMADANSAYTLNDIEVLQQLDAFNLLMIEQPLAADDIIDHAKLQKQLKTPICLDESITSLEDARKAIELGSCGVINIKIGRVGGITEAKKIHDYCQQHAIPVWCGGMLEAGIGRAHNIALTALSNFVLPGDTAGSSHYWYEDIVTPEIIVEDGHIRVPQSIGIGYKPNLDIIDKLTISKKIYKG
- a CDS encoding GNAT family N-acetyltransferase is translated as MLKNVVIKKMMTPAEIAEVQCLNAEIWGSQAIPSHQILAAVQNGGLLLGAFLESRLIGFNYCFVGYLDGKMYLHSHMIGVDKTYREQGVGELLKHAQQEYARENGFQLVRWLIDPLEARLANLTFLKLSAFSNQYEVDYYGPLQDDFNDGLPSDRIAVEWWIERNHADDCLDELEEVAEQIASWSLTVDGLPVLDQDGEFDSKQQFYKDAYLVPIPQHLQKIKVESPKLAEDWRYKIRTILTTFFEQEYAIVRVKKHKEYVHFYLLVRRSLLAL
- a CDS encoding M20 peptidase aminoacylase family protein, with translation MKEALDRLRPRLMEIFTYLHAHPEISWKEVETTNYIVDLLTREGFSPQRFKNCTGLYVDIGKGNPKVGLRTDIDALWQEVDGEFRANHSCGHDGHMTMAIGALLLLKEQSQLLKGTVRVIFQPAEEKGTGALAVLEEGIIDDLDYLFGVHLRPVHELEDGTYCAALYHGASRLLEGEIIGEDAHAARPHLGVNAIEVGATIIEDLRTIHTDPMVPVSIKMTKFQAGGASGNIIPGKAAFTIDIRAQRNDVMETLALGVKRVIDSSKILHKVQIELRTVANIVAAEVDTTAQYIMEQAIVKAAGLSNLRKPVHTPGGEDFHHYAVQRPHLKSTMLGLGCGLTPGLHHPKMKFKQARLVTGVEILTNAVLGALELEP
- a CDS encoding peptide MFS transporter; the encoded protein is MSTKDEIVKSVPQNGFVGHPKGLFTLFFTEFWERFSYYGMRAILIFFMYYELNEGGLGLDRGTANSIMAIYGSLVYMSGIIGGWIADRLLGTRKTIFYGGVLIMIGHFLLAFPGGVTMLFVSMAFIVIGTGLLKPNVSSIVGDIYAETDSRRDAGFSIFYMGINMGAFIAPFIVGTIGQKYSFHLGFSLAAVGMLIGLIVFKVTEKKYLGLAGLQVNNPLQPEERKKVFTQFAIVALIILVLGGIGIKTGMLTMNVFSLLITILGVLIPTAFFIYMYRSKKTTKDEKSRLLAYIPLFLAAVMFWAIQEQGATILATYADERTQLNLGGFQLESSWFQSLNPLFVITLSPLFAMLWLKWGDKQPSTPRKFSYSLFFAGLSFLVMMIPAHLSGGQALVSPLWLVLSFFLVVVGELLLSPVGLSATTKLAPQAFAAQTMSLWFLTSAAAQAINAQLVKVYEVVSEFTYFGFLGSLSILIGILLLVLSPIISKAMRGIN